The following DNA comes from Alphaproteobacteria bacterium.
TGTAAAATGGCAAACAATTCTTTTACCAAACGCCGCGCTTTGCTAGACATGCGATTTACGCGATAATGACGATACATATGCTTCATTAAAAACGCTTTTAACTCGCGATTATTTGCCAGCATATCACCTGAAAACTCGGCGATGGGTTGGCCTAATGCCCGCACATCATCCACAGTTTTTATACCAGAGTCTGCAATGTTCTGCCGTGTTTGGTTCGCCAGATCTGTCACCATACGGTTGATTAACCGACGGATTCCCTCATGTATATAACGTTGTGGCGGCAAATTTGAATACTGTTTTTCTACTTCTTCAAACACTTCGCGTACAAACGATACCGATTTAATATCGTCAATACTAAACAACCCTGCGCGCAAGCCATCGTCTATATCATGGTTATTATATGCAATGTCGTCAGAGAGGGAGGCAATTTGTGCTTCTATGCGTGGCCATCCATGCAGCTCCAAATCGTGTTGCGCGGCATATTCCTGCATGGCGCGTGGAATAGTGCTAAAATCACCAGCTTTTAAAATTAAGGGGCCATTATGCTTTGCTATGCCTTCAAGGGTTTCCCATGTTAGGTTCAACCCATCAAAATCTGCATAGCGTTGCTCTAGTTTGGTGATAATACGTAGTGTTTGCGAGTTATGGTCAAACCCGCCAAAATTCTGCAATGCGGCATGCAATCCATCTTCCCCTGCATGGCCAAAGGGGGTATGCCCCAGATCATGCGCTAAGGCCAAGGCTTCCCCAATATCCTCATTCAGCGCCAGCATGCGGCAAACAGAACGGCTGATTTGCGAAACCTCAAGACTATGAGTCAAACGTGTGCGATAATAATCGCCTTCGTGATTTACAAACACCTGAGTTTTGTATTCAAGCATACGAAATGCAGTGGAATGTATGATACGGTCGCGGTCACGTTGAAATACCGAGCGAGAGCCACACTCATTTTCGTTAAACAAGCGCCCGCGACTTTTTTCAGGGTGGCAGGCATAAGATGCTAACTGCGAGTCTGGCACATGATTTATATTTAGGATAGTATTCATGCAAGCAAGCTACACCGACCTTGCATCCCCTGCAACCGGATAGTATTCACACAACGCAAAAAACTTGCTATAGTAGCGCAAGAGGATGAACAATGATGAGCAATGAATTGCAAATTTCTGATAGCGCCGCAAAACGGATCAGCGAAATGCTGGCAAAAGAAAAACTCAATCACGGCGCGTT
Coding sequences within:
- a CDS encoding deoxyguanosinetriphosphate triphosphohydrolase — protein: MNTILNINHVPDSQLASYACHPEKSRGRLFNENECGSRSVFQRDRDRIIHSTAFRMLEYKTQVFVNHEGDYYRTRLTHSLEVSQISRSVCRMLALNEDIGEALALAHDLGHTPFGHAGEDGLHAALQNFGGFDHNSQTLRIITKLEQRYADFDGLNLTWETLEGIAKHNGPLILKAGDFSTIPRAMQEYAAQHDLELHGWPRIEAQIASLSDDIAYNNHDIDDGLRAGLFSIDDIKSVSFVREVFEEVEKQYSNLPPQRYIHEGIRRLINRMVTDLANQTRQNIADSGIKTVDDVRALGQPIAEFSGDMLANNRELKAFLMKHMYRHYRVNRMSSKARRLVKELFAILHSEPECLPTQWRMQVDSANSQQCAVIVADFIASMTDRFAIDEHRRLFDLSATT